The Kordia sp. SMS9 genome window below encodes:
- a CDS encoding PAAR domain-containing protein has protein sequence MPPAARLTDFHECPMVTPGLPPIPHVGGPVIGPGEPTVLIGKLPAARVGDMLTCVGPPDSIVKGSATVMIGGMPAARIGDTTAHGGSIVLGDFTVMIGG, from the coding sequence ATGCCACCAGCAGCACGATTAACCGATTTTCATGAATGTCCGATGGTAACACCAGGACTTCCACCAATTCCGCATGTAGGCGGCCCTGTTATTGGACCCGGAGAACCTACTGTTTTAATTGGCAAATTGCCTGCCGCACGTGTGGGCGATATGTTGACTTGTGTAGGACCACCAGATTCTATTGTAAAAGGTTCTGCCACCGTTATGATTGGCGGAATGCCCGCCGCACGAATAGGCGATACCACCGCACACGGCGGATCTATTGTTTTGGGAGATTTTACAGTGATGATCGGTGGATAG
- the vgrG gene encoding type VI secretion system tip protein VgrG, producing the protein MSASTNITSGGLVTFDIKTDGSAIPDAMDVQSIEVEKGINRISVAKIVIIDGSPATETFDVSSSSTFVPGNKITIEVGYDSKNETIFEGIITKQSIRIHGAEGSVLVVECRDEAVKMIVGRKSVTYAKKKDSDIMSAIIGNYSGLSADVSATTTEWPEQVQYYTTDWDFILARAETNGMIVTTLNGKVSVFPPDNDTTSVLEIAYGNNLLEFNASLDSVTQLGSAKGTSWDFSQQATASGDASSSYAGPGNLSSKKLSEVVGLSDYELQTTAPVQAADLTNWSKAALVKSAYAKIQGEVKFQGSNLVDPGKYITLAGLGDRFNGDHIISNVHHLIGHGNWTTEVSVGLSPVWFTEEPDVMAPPASGLLPGAQGLFNATVKKMYEDPDSQYRVLVDIPLFDPNGEGLWARLTNFYSTSGAGAFFMPEVGDEVVVGFLNEDPRYPIILGSMYSSDKNKPFEGLDPDEKNTIKAIVSKTGINVKFDDENKVLTLETPSKNTAIFSDQDKQITIKDQNNNSIVMSESGITITSDKDITVQASQNLTLKGDMGVSIESSGGDVQVKGMNIKQTADMQYSAEGSMTASLQGGTETTIKGAMVMIN; encoded by the coding sequence ATGAGCGCATCAACAAACATTACAAGTGGCGGATTGGTCACTTTCGATATTAAAACCGATGGAAGTGCTATTCCAGACGCCATGGACGTACAATCTATTGAAGTGGAAAAAGGGATCAATCGCATCTCGGTAGCAAAAATAGTCATCATTGATGGAAGTCCCGCTACAGAAACGTTTGACGTAAGTTCCTCTAGCACATTTGTGCCAGGAAATAAAATTACGATTGAAGTCGGATACGATTCTAAAAACGAAACCATTTTTGAAGGAATCATTACCAAACAAAGCATTCGTATACACGGTGCAGAAGGTTCCGTTTTAGTAGTAGAATGTCGTGATGAAGCCGTAAAAATGATTGTTGGACGTAAAAGTGTCACCTACGCCAAAAAGAAAGACAGTGACATTATGAGTGCTATTATTGGAAATTATAGCGGCTTATCGGCTGATGTTTCGGCAACGACAACCGAATGGCCAGAGCAAGTGCAATACTATACAACCGATTGGGATTTTATCCTCGCTAGAGCGGAAACAAACGGCATGATTGTAACGACACTCAATGGAAAAGTCTCCGTGTTTCCTCCAGATAATGATACAACCTCTGTCTTAGAAATTGCCTATGGAAATAACCTATTGGAGTTTAATGCTTCGCTTGATTCAGTTACACAATTAGGTTCGGCAAAAGGAACTTCTTGGGATTTTTCTCAACAGGCAACTGCTTCAGGTGATGCTTCTAGTAGTTATGCAGGTCCGGGAAACTTATCATCTAAAAAACTATCGGAAGTTGTCGGATTGTCTGATTATGAATTGCAAACTACCGCGCCAGTGCAAGCTGCTGACTTAACAAATTGGTCCAAAGCGGCGTTGGTAAAAAGTGCGTATGCTAAAATTCAAGGGGAAGTCAAATTTCAAGGAAGCAACTTGGTTGATCCAGGAAAATACATCACTCTGGCAGGTTTGGGCGATCGTTTTAATGGCGATCACATTATTTCCAACGTGCATCATTTGATTGGACATGGAAACTGGACTACCGAAGTTTCCGTTGGTTTGTCGCCTGTATGGTTTACAGAAGAACCAGACGTCATGGCACCACCAGCTTCCGGATTATTGCCAGGCGCACAAGGATTGTTCAATGCTACCGTAAAAAAGATGTATGAAGATCCAGATAGTCAATATCGTGTATTAGTTGATATTCCTTTATTTGATCCAAATGGAGAAGGTTTATGGGCACGATTGACAAACTTCTACTCCACTTCAGGCGCAGGTGCGTTCTTTATGCCAGAAGTTGGCGATGAAGTTGTGGTTGGTTTTTTGAATGAAGATCCTCGCTATCCAATCATTTTGGGAAGCATGTATAGTTCAGACAAAAACAAACCGTTTGAAGGCTTAGATCCTGACGAAAAAAACACCATCAAAGCAATTGTATCCAAAACAGGAATCAACGTGAAATTTGACGATGAAAACAAAGTGCTTACACTAGAAACACCTAGTAAAAATACCGCTATTTTTAGCGATCAAGATAAGCAAATCACCATCAAAGATCAAAACAACAACAGCATTGTGATGTCGGAAAGTGGCATTACCATTACAAGTGACAAAGACATTACCGTACAAGCTTCGCAAAACCTCACGTTAAAAGGTGATATGGGCGTTTCTATTGAATCTTCAGGCGGCGATGTACAAGTCAAAGGAATGAACATCAAACAAACCGCTGATATGCAATACTCCGCAGAAGGAAGCATGACCGCTTCGCTTCAAGGCGGAACAGAAACCACTATTAAAGGCGCGATGGTGATGATTAATTAA
- a CDS encoding phage tail protein: MADDGSKEGATWPMPKFRFEVDLGTEMKGVAFQEVSGMDVENQIIEYRKSNSTLFSTEKMPGIVKYGNVTMKRGVFVNDNTFWKWHAEISMNTIKRRTVLIKLLDEAGKVTMQWQLNNAWPTKITSTDLKSDGNEVAIDTLEIAHEQLIITNG; the protein is encoded by the coding sequence ATGGCAGATGATGGAAGTAAAGAAGGCGCAACATGGCCCATGCCGAAGTTCCGATTCGAAGTAGATTTAGGAACTGAAATGAAAGGCGTTGCATTCCAAGAAGTTTCTGGAATGGACGTTGAAAATCAAATCATAGAATACCGTAAAAGTAATAGTACACTCTTTTCCACTGAAAAAATGCCGGGCATTGTAAAGTATGGAAATGTAACCATGAAACGCGGCGTTTTTGTCAACGACAATACCTTTTGGAAATGGCATGCAGAAATTTCTATGAACACAATCAAGCGTAGAACGGTATTAATAAAACTATTGGACGAAGCCGGAAAAGTAACCATGCAATGGCAGCTCAACAATGCATGGCCAACCAAAATTACAAGTACCGATTTGAAATCTGATGGAAACGAAGTGGCAATTGATACCTTAGAAATTGCACACGAACAACTCATCATAACAAATGGATAA
- a CDS encoding phage tail protein codes for MDNNSAYPVGFYFSLSFEGEDAAFKEVSGISKELGIEEVAGGGENRFKYRLPTTSSSKNLILKRAIVPTGSSLIQWFSDTLDGGLATAIKTQDVSVNLLDNEAKVLKKWTFHNAYPVSYAVSDLKSQESEILIETMELAYTYFDVGTSS; via the coding sequence ATGGATAATAACAGTGCATATCCTGTTGGTTTCTATTTTTCACTTTCGTTTGAAGGCGAAGATGCGGCTTTTAAAGAAGTCTCAGGAATCAGCAAAGAATTGGGCATAGAAGAAGTGGCTGGCGGCGGAGAAAACCGATTCAAATATCGGTTGCCAACGACGAGTTCGAGTAAAAATTTAATACTCAAACGCGCCATTGTTCCAACAGGATCGTCACTCATTCAATGGTTTTCAGATACACTTGATGGTGGACTTGCAACCGCCATAAAAACGCAAGATGTATCTGTAAATCTCCTTGATAATGAAGCGAAAGTTTTAAAAAAATGGACATTTCACAACGCATATCCCGTAAGCTATGCAGTGTCCGATTTAAAATCGCAGGAAAGTGAAATATTGATTGAAACTATGGAACTTGCATACACGTATTTTGATGTGGGAACAAGTTCATAA
- a CDS encoding GPW/gp25 family protein, with protein MDSLNNIQKEFLGSGWSFPVTFSVENHQLQLTKYETNINEMIHLIMQTTFGERPFSPQFGSGLQTFFFKEMRPTLQGEIREAVKASLLNNEPRIKVLKVEVTFADLQNGLVEVSIDYMYNQTNTRHNYVYPFYIKEGTNLQR; from the coding sequence GTGGATAGCTTGAACAACATACAAAAAGAATTTCTCGGTTCGGGTTGGTCATTTCCAGTGACGTTTTCTGTGGAAAATCATCAGTTGCAATTGACCAAGTATGAAACGAATATCAATGAAATGATTCATTTGATCATGCAAACCACGTTTGGAGAACGCCCATTCTCACCGCAATTTGGTTCAGGATTGCAAACGTTTTTCTTTAAAGAAATGCGTCCTACGTTACAAGGAGAAATTAGAGAAGCCGTAAAAGCGTCACTCTTAAATAATGAACCAAGAATAAAAGTACTAAAAGTTGAGGTCACTTTTGCCGATTTACAAAATGGCTTGGTAGAAGTTTCTATTGATTATATGTACAATCAAACCAATACAAGACACAATTATGTGTATCCTTTTTACATAAAAGAAGGCACCAATTTACAACGATAA
- a CDS encoding ATP-binding protein, producing METNENIGSLYAEIDWLQNVINQVISCYLQHEGVEMHWTELPMPDLSEVDSPFANTVQAWNLTNIERIALALAITPHIRPEILDVFFGQNSIYNRGFTEFGGVIDKNHSGFLPTGQTLLFLISALNPEWRLQVLSLFENDHIFQREQVLDIETTEPFIPNFNGVLNLNHRWLYYFLTGEKPKLAHSSTFPAQKITTELAWEDVVLNPAIMDQVEELKTWLVHKDTLLQDWGLFKRLKPGYRALFYGPPGTGKTLTVSLLGKNLGLDVYRVDLSMIVSKYIGETEKNLSRIFDTAAHQNWILFFDEADALFGKRTKANSSNDRHANQQTAYLLQRIEDFPGFIILASNLKANMDDAFSRRFQSIIHFKMPSVEERFTLWQKAFSGTCTLSPDIDVFSIAENYELAGGAIINVLRYCALAAIQRGDTVVKKQELITGIRRELKKENKTIMQP from the coding sequence ATGGAAACTAATGAAAATATCGGTTCGCTATACGCTGAAATTGATTGGTTGCAAAATGTCATCAATCAAGTCATCAGCTGTTATTTGCAACATGAAGGTGTCGAAATGCATTGGACTGAACTTCCCATGCCCGATCTGTCAGAAGTAGATTCCCCTTTTGCCAATACGGTACAAGCATGGAATTTAACCAATATAGAACGCATTGCCTTGGCGTTGGCGATAACACCGCACATTCGACCAGAAATATTAGATGTGTTTTTCGGTCAAAATAGTATTTACAATCGTGGATTTACCGAATTTGGAGGTGTCATCGATAAAAATCACAGTGGTTTTTTGCCTACAGGACAAACCTTGTTATTTCTCATCTCAGCATTAAATCCGGAATGGCGATTGCAAGTGCTTTCACTGTTTGAAAACGATCATATCTTTCAAAGAGAACAGGTATTAGATATAGAAACGACAGAACCGTTTATCCCTAACTTTAATGGTGTTTTAAACTTAAATCACCGATGGTTGTATTATTTCCTTACGGGAGAAAAACCAAAGTTAGCACATAGTAGTACGTTTCCAGCACAAAAAATAACGACCGAGTTAGCGTGGGAGGATGTGGTGCTAAATCCTGCCATTATGGATCAAGTAGAAGAATTGAAAACTTGGTTGGTTCACAAAGATACCTTGTTACAAGATTGGGGATTGTTCAAACGCTTGAAACCTGGCTATAGAGCTTTATTTTACGGACCTCCAGGAACGGGAAAAACGTTGACCGTTTCTTTATTAGGTAAAAATTTAGGCTTGGATGTATATCGCGTAGATTTGTCGATGATTGTATCCAAATACATTGGAGAAACCGAAAAAAACCTATCGCGTATTTTTGATACCGCTGCTCATCAAAATTGGATTCTATTCTTTGACGAAGCCGACGCGTTGTTTGGAAAACGAACCAAAGCGAATTCATCTAACGATCGACATGCCAATCAGCAAACAGCCTATTTATTGCAACGCATTGAAGACTTTCCCGGATTCATCATTTTGGCGTCCAATTTAAAAGCAAACATGGATGACGCATTTTCTAGAAGATTTCAATCGATCATTCACTTTAAAATGCCTTCTGTGGAAGAACGTTTTACATTGTGGCAAAAAGCATTCTCAGGAACGTGTACACTGTCGCCTGACATTGATGTCTTTTCCATTGCTGAAAATTATGAATTGGCTGGTGGTGCCATTATCAATGTGCTGCGTTACTGTGCGTTGGCGGCCATTCAACGTGGTGATACTGTTGTGAAAAAGCAAGAATTAATTACGGGAATACGAAGAGAACTCAAAAAAGAAAACAAAACCATTATGCAACCTTAA
- a CDS encoding DUF4157 domain-containing protein, producing the protein MKKQLHKKSVTKTTKTAAAHQRKGKMLEDNRPASIIQQKKNNTGLPDNLKSGMENLSGHSLDDVKVHYNSSKPAQLNAHAYAQGTNIHLASGQEKHLAHEAWHVVQQKQGRVQPTKTVNGAKINDNLGLEKEADVMGARAVVTQKKEKRNVKIMDGHAGTIAQLHKKGVFDAGKGDKWHIEFDHIKFHNNHTVNFTKKMTKQQIVAKLRDSYKMTNKQLRALNVPTWIECTKWLKKHHG; encoded by the coding sequence ATGAAAAAACAACTACATAAAAAATCAGTCACAAAAACAACAAAAACGGCTGCTGCGCATCAACGAAAAGGAAAGATGTTGGAAGACAATCGTCCCGCATCTATCATTCAACAGAAAAAAAACAACACAGGATTGCCTGACAATTTAAAATCGGGTATGGAAAACCTTTCTGGTCATTCCTTAGATGATGTCAAAGTACATTACAATTCTAGCAAACCTGCACAACTCAACGCGCATGCGTATGCACAAGGAACCAATATTCATTTGGCTTCTGGACAAGAAAAGCATTTAGCGCATGAAGCTTGGCATGTAGTACAGCAAAAACAAGGACGTGTACAACCTACAAAAACCGTAAATGGTGCGAAAATAAACGATAACCTTGGCTTGGAAAAAGAAGCAGATGTGATGGGCGCAAGAGCTGTGGTTACTCAAAAAAAAGAAAAGCGAAATGTAAAAATAATGGATGGGCACGCAGGAACAATTGCGCAGCTACATAAAAAAGGAGTATTTGATGCTGGAAAAGGAGACAAGTGGCATATAGAATTTGATCACATTAAATTTCATAACAACCATACTGTTAATTTTACAAAAAAAATGACAAAACAACAAATAGTTGCAAAGTTGAGAGATAGCTACAAAATGACAAATAAGCAACTAAGAGCTCTGAATGTACCCACATGGATTGAGTGTACGAAGTGGCTAAAAAAGCATCATGGGTAG
- a CDS encoding contractile injection system tape measure protein, with protein sequence MHSQGTHIISSCQWQTAFDSNSLAHQLQTDISAWSAYKMKRVIHSVFDSICPKGQTLKIKKLAIDLGAITYENMLSELPLRLEEALRNALYDLIMYPKNGDQTLEIIHEDIAQINVLRDFLLQGILPWNYQETYGSSVEIMRSQLLNNRLDVIQMIQHIGVSLNVRKRIAWQFPDAIIKKIIAGLEPNNHQQIINFSEEFVKVQEKETIVQTSTNDLKKNIWLWILNYLFTERGTIFNRIAFVRSTVSQMASHFNLSYDAMIELIEDAIERTNEYSQVDKGFIAILKLLSEEVRNTTFSRIKTEKQQENFWAKVETYFYNASARSTNVQKNEFNELVINLSKLDTPRFQKIILKVAQKPTVWKAILQDLIPASVENLFVALSPVQSKNVLKQISFLAKLPTTDHVKVDVLDLYTFGIEFCIAHQNTSVEKSAFLDFVIEKLAKKQPQRKLVILDHFVSANVTTTQKKTSFITLFNELNLLYQKEIKNTKTYTSKATLQQILARYATEIETSNSTKTLEKTVQKWISASPTTFWNVVQEFKKTPKFKMHITALIAEYGTTRFLKTVVPQKHVLLLKIQQLLETLISNNPKKATAIRAIKNTLMAIGLEVVWKQPKGNAAKFFSQLLQTLEQQESRVRVSKKDIQEVIQLLLKTPKTRTLSWSAREFVSLQKRYKVQVAQTDLEVILTFTEATNQQTEVATHLSKLVRSKKVNSIEFKAHEDRFISYLVANGKQLRTRLLTKFLTRFTTVKTTLNTTQINSILHELFWQVLVDYTTHRGNERRLVSLFEKTVVQAFPVLQATPKKVLKLAEKTPKIVTEIQTLQTPYQISIVALFETLHTQLKTTKTTVEIHNKTVGFSDLLVFGLETSPSKIRSILRETSISQKQLTFLREAMSFETFIVFHANDNSSAQSEVFQSIQTLFMLARQLGNAQILSNLETIFWKQTMALIQQKKAAKKIVEMLIETTFDALSEIATLDQITIVKHLRNQNSQVPSLLKKVLVKRHQVFELLYEQPQISLSEAIQTYTKTAQIELLSAHLIKEFSLPSWFVHKEAYSYERVVNELIAQQPLVMLKTIRSSQISEVQLLQFAQTLHFETFVTTLLKLYTTQHRELLDVQKLYENIAFTNMRGISTKKLQEIILNKIVIAWRTSNWSLIASTQIWNELLWETCGKKAVQKQDFFTAINTIKMMLPTALLVTYKSLISSEKSSKSENSANTLKKIDTKMIDETSKTLPKEGIAIPNAGLVLLNTYFLMLLERLDLIKDNVFISDEAQLNAIHYLQYIVTGLTETEESLLTLNKVLVGISPFTPVKSSVDMTESQKELIDGMIQAAINHWTAIGNTSVDGFRGNWLVREGILRETEERWELTVEKRAYDILMIKSPFSFSIIKLPWMEKPLHVTWPF encoded by the coding sequence ATGCATAGTCAAGGAACACATATCATATCAAGTTGCCAATGGCAAACGGCTTTTGATTCCAATAGTTTGGCGCATCAATTGCAGACGGATATCAGTGCATGGAGTGCGTACAAAATGAAGCGCGTGATCCATAGTGTGTTTGACAGTATTTGTCCAAAAGGGCAAACCTTGAAGATTAAAAAGTTAGCCATTGATCTCGGTGCCATTACCTATGAAAATATGTTGAGCGAACTTCCGTTGCGTTTGGAAGAAGCCTTACGAAATGCATTGTACGACTTGATCATGTATCCGAAAAACGGCGATCAAACCTTGGAAATAATTCATGAAGACATTGCACAAATTAACGTATTGCGCGATTTCCTTCTGCAAGGAATCTTACCGTGGAATTATCAAGAAACCTACGGAAGTTCTGTAGAAATTATGCGTTCACAATTGTTAAATAATCGTTTGGATGTTATCCAGATGATTCAACACATTGGCGTTTCTCTCAATGTTAGAAAGCGCATTGCTTGGCAATTTCCAGATGCAATTATCAAAAAAATCATTGCGGGATTAGAACCGAACAATCATCAACAAATTATCAATTTTTCAGAAGAATTTGTCAAAGTACAAGAAAAAGAAACAATTGTTCAAACGAGCACCAATGATCTGAAGAAAAATATTTGGTTGTGGATTTTAAATTATCTCTTTACAGAACGCGGCACTATTTTCAATCGCATTGCTTTTGTGCGAAGTACGGTTTCACAAATGGCAAGTCATTTCAACCTTTCGTACGATGCAATGATTGAATTGATTGAAGATGCCATAGAACGTACCAATGAATATTCGCAAGTAGATAAGGGTTTTATCGCAATATTAAAATTATTATCTGAAGAAGTTCGTAATACTACTTTTTCACGTATCAAAACGGAAAAGCAGCAAGAAAATTTTTGGGCAAAAGTGGAAACGTATTTTTATAACGCTTCCGCGAGAAGTACCAATGTGCAGAAAAATGAGTTTAACGAATTGGTCATTAATTTATCAAAATTAGATACACCGCGTTTTCAAAAAATCATCCTAAAAGTAGCACAAAAACCAACTGTTTGGAAAGCGATTTTACAAGATTTAATTCCTGCGTCGGTTGAAAATCTATTTGTGGCTTTATCACCTGTGCAATCGAAAAACGTATTGAAGCAAATTTCATTTTTAGCAAAACTTCCTACAACCGATCATGTAAAAGTAGATGTGTTAGACTTGTATACGTTCGGCATTGAATTTTGTATCGCACATCAAAATACATCGGTGGAAAAAAGTGCCTTTTTAGATTTCGTGATCGAAAAATTAGCCAAAAAACAACCGCAACGCAAACTCGTCATTTTAGATCATTTTGTCTCAGCAAATGTAACCACAACACAAAAGAAAACAAGTTTCATCACGCTATTTAACGAATTAAATTTGCTGTATCAAAAAGAAATTAAAAATACAAAAACCTATACATCCAAAGCTACATTGCAACAAATTCTAGCGCGTTATGCAACGGAAATTGAAACTTCCAACAGTACAAAAACCCTAGAAAAAACAGTGCAAAAATGGATTTCAGCTTCGCCAACAACGTTTTGGAACGTGGTACAAGAATTTAAAAAAACACCCAAATTCAAAATGCATATTACGGCTTTGATTGCGGAATACGGAACAACACGATTCCTAAAAACGGTTGTGCCACAAAAACATGTGTTGTTGCTAAAAATTCAGCAATTGTTAGAAACATTGATTTCCAACAATCCAAAAAAAGCAACGGCGATTCGCGCTATCAAAAATACGCTTATGGCAATTGGATTGGAAGTTGTTTGGAAGCAACCAAAAGGAAACGCCGCCAAATTCTTCTCGCAACTATTACAAACTTTGGAGCAACAAGAAAGTCGCGTACGCGTTTCCAAAAAAGACATTCAAGAAGTGATACAGTTGTTATTGAAAACTCCAAAAACACGTACCCTTTCATGGTCGGCACGTGAATTTGTTTCCTTGCAAAAACGCTATAAAGTACAAGTAGCACAAACTGATTTGGAAGTGATTTTGACATTCACCGAAGCAACAAACCAACAAACGGAAGTTGCCACACATCTTTCAAAACTGGTGCGTTCCAAAAAAGTAAACTCAATCGAATTCAAAGCGCATGAAGACAGGTTTATTTCCTACCTCGTTGCAAACGGAAAACAGCTCCGTACACGTTTACTAACAAAATTTTTAACCCGTTTTACAACAGTAAAAACAACGTTGAACACCACACAAATCAACTCTATATTGCACGAACTTTTTTGGCAAGTATTGGTGGATTATACAACACATCGCGGGAACGAACGCCGTTTGGTTTCGCTATTTGAAAAAACGGTTGTTCAAGCATTTCCTGTATTGCAAGCGACACCCAAGAAAGTGTTGAAACTTGCGGAAAAAACACCCAAAATTGTAACTGAAATACAAACGCTACAAACACCATATCAAATTTCTATAGTAGCATTATTTGAAACCTTACATACACAATTAAAAACCACGAAAACTACCGTTGAAATTCACAACAAAACCGTTGGTTTTTCAGACTTGCTTGTCTTTGGATTGGAAACTTCACCTTCAAAAATTAGAAGCATTTTACGGGAAACTTCGATCAGTCAAAAACAGTTGACATTTTTACGAGAAGCGATGTCATTTGAAACATTTATCGTGTTTCATGCCAATGACAATTCAAGTGCGCAATCGGAAGTATTTCAGTCAATTCAAACCTTATTCATGCTTGCCAGACAACTGGGAAATGCACAAATCCTTTCTAATTTGGAAACCATTTTCTGGAAACAAACCATGGCGTTAATTCAACAGAAAAAAGCAGCGAAAAAAATAGTAGAAATGCTCATAGAAACGACATTTGATGCACTTTCAGAAATTGCCACGTTGGATCAAATTACGATTGTAAAACACCTACGCAATCAAAACAGTCAAGTTCCTTCTTTACTCAAAAAAGTATTGGTAAAAAGACATCAAGTTTTTGAATTGCTATACGAGCAACCACAAATTTCACTTTCGGAAGCCATTCAAACCTATACAAAAACTGCACAAATAGAACTGTTGAGCGCACACCTCATCAAAGAATTTTCATTACCGAGTTGGTTTGTACACAAAGAAGCGTACAGTTACGAACGTGTGGTCAACGAATTGATCGCGCAGCAACCGTTGGTGATGTTAAAAACCATTCGCAGTTCGCAAATTTCGGAAGTGCAGTTGCTTCAATTCGCGCAAACCCTTCATTTTGAAACCTTTGTTACAACGCTGCTGAAATTATACACAACACAACACCGCGAACTTTTAGATGTTCAAAAACTATATGAAAACATTGCGTTTACCAACATGCGCGGTATTTCAACAAAAAAATTACAAGAAATCATTCTTAATAAAATAGTGATCGCTTGGCGTACTTCCAATTGGTCTTTGATTGCCAGCACGCAAATTTGGAATGAATTATTGTGGGAGACTTGCGGAAAAAAAGCAGTGCAAAAGCAGGATTTTTTCACAGCCATCAACACGATCAAAATGATGTTGCCGACAGCTTTATTGGTGACGTATAAAAGTTTGATTTCGAGTGAAAAATCATCCAAAAGCGAAAATTCAGCAAACACACTTAAAAAAATAGATACCAAAATGATAGACGAAACCTCAAAGACTTTACCCAAAGAAGGCATTGCCATTCCCAACGCAGGATTGGTATTGTTGAACACGTATTTTTTAATGTTATTAGAGCGTTTGGACCTCATTAAAGACAACGTTTTTATCTCGGACGAAGCACAACTCAACGCTATCCATTATTTGCAATACATCGTTACGGGACTCACTGAAACGGAAGAATCGCTACTAACACTGAACAAGGTTTTAGTCGGAATTTCACCATTTACGCCTGTAAAAAGTAGTGTGGACATGACCGAAAGTCAAAAAGAATTGATCGATGGAATGATTCAAGCTGCCATCAATCACTGGACGGCTATTGGCAACACTTCCGTAGATGGTTTCCGTGGCAACTGGCTTGTTCGTGAAGGTATTTTACGCGAGACAGAAGAACGCTGGGAACTCACTGTAGAAAAACGCGCGTATGATATTTTAATGATCAAATCGCCTTTTTCTTTTTCAATCATAAAATTACCATGGATGGAGAAACCATTGCATGTTACTTGGCCATTTTAA
- a CDS encoding DUF5908 family protein produces the protein MPIEIRELVIKTEIKTVHENLHSKRSAYDTSQLKNEVLESCRRMITEAQKREKYNR, from the coding sequence ATGCCGATAGAAATCAGAGAATTAGTCATCAAGACGGAAATAAAAACCGTTCATGAAAACTTGCACAGCAAACGCAGCGCGTATGATACTTCACAACTCAAAAATGAAGTATTGGAAAGTTGCCGTCGCATGATTACTGAAGCACAAAAACGAGAAAAGTATAACCGATAA